One region of Candidatus Saccharibacteria bacterium genomic DNA includes:
- a CDS encoding sugar transferase yields MKNNASLVYNFFLMVGDGVALLVSFVAAFVIRGSSSVAVAQPVDSSTYILLFVSLLPFWIFIFALLGLYNANIYERRFAEAGRLFVGSFIGLLFMVFWDYMSLQTVFPAKLVPIYGFGIAFVLLLSLRNIARIIRTALFNYGIGLNRIVIIGKTPITTELLTSLANTKQSGYEIAGVIGYGKLLPPGVQGFASFNDFLASKPNNIHNIIQTELYADERDNAAIFDFAQEHHISYRFVPGNNELFVGNIDVDLFRNSIPVIHVHHTALFGWGRILKRLTDIVFGSLLLLLSLPLWLAVVVLIKLSDTSGPVFYRAKRMSRFGTTIRVYKFRTMKQAYNNMSPEDGFAKMGRPELAKKYRENGDQLKNDPRVTSVGRFLRATSLDELPQLWNVVRGDISLVGPRALDVYELEQYDKKNLILSVKSGLTSLALVSGRHAMSFEERRKLDLYYVQNWSFWLDIIIITKTIRVVLERLFRHGARYRTLDGR; encoded by the coding sequence ATGAAAAACAATGCATCGCTCGTGTACAACTTTTTTTTGATGGTAGGCGACGGCGTTGCGCTCCTAGTTAGCTTTGTCGCTGCTTTTGTCATACGCGGCTCCAGCAGTGTCGCTGTGGCGCAACCGGTTGACAGCAGCACGTACATATTACTTTTTGTCAGTTTACTTCCCTTTTGGATCTTCATATTCGCGCTGCTAGGGCTATATAACGCAAATATCTATGAACGACGTTTTGCAGAGGCAGGCAGGCTATTCGTCGGGTCGTTCATTGGACTGCTTTTTATGGTTTTTTGGGATTATATGAGCCTTCAAACCGTGTTCCCGGCAAAGTTGGTGCCCATATATGGTTTTGGGATAGCCTTTGTGCTGCTTTTGTCGCTAAGGAACATTGCACGGATTATTCGAACCGCCCTGTTTAACTACGGTATTGGGCTAAACAGAATTGTTATTATCGGAAAAACTCCTATCACAACCGAGCTGTTAACATCGCTGGCAAATACAAAGCAATCAGGGTATGAAATTGCGGGCGTTATAGGTTATGGAAAACTCCTACCGCCAGGCGTTCAGGGGTTCGCGTCGTTCAACGACTTTCTGGCAAGCAAGCCAAATAATATTCACAATATTATTCAGACAGAACTCTACGCCGATGAGAGAGACAATGCAGCAATATTTGACTTTGCCCAGGAACATCACATAAGCTACCGCTTTGTACCAGGCAACAATGAACTGTTCGTTGGCAATATAGATGTTGATCTGTTTCGAAATAGCATACCTGTTATACATGTACATCACACGGCACTGTTTGGCTGGGGGCGCATCCTTAAACGTCTGACTGATATAGTATTTGGCAGCTTACTGCTCCTGCTTAGCTTACCGTTATGGCTAGCCGTGGTGGTTCTTATAAAGCTGTCTGACACTTCGGGGCCAGTGTTTTACAGGGCGAAGCGGATGAGTCGGTTCGGCACAACTATACGGGTCTACAAATTTCGTACCATGAAGCAAGCCTACAACAATATGTCTCCCGAGGATGGTTTTGCTAAGATGGGTCGACCAGAACTTGCCAAGAAGTATCGGGAAAACGGTGACCAGCTTAAAAATGATCCGCGTGTCACGTCTGTTGGCCGTTTTTTACGCGCTACGAGCCTCGATGAACTGCCGCAGCTATGGAATGTGGTTCGGGGTGACATTAGTCTTGTCGGGCCGCGAGCACTCGATGTTTACGAGCTGGAACAGTACGACAAAAAAAATCTCATACTCAGCGTAAAATCCGGCCTAACCAGCCTGGCGCTTGTTTCTGGACGCCATGCTATGAGTTTTGAGGAACGCCGCAAGCTCGATTTGTACTATGTGCAGAACTGGAGCTTTTGGTTAGACATCATTATTATTACCAAGACAATACGAGTCGTGCTGGAGCGACTGTTCCGACACGGAGCACGGTATCGTACGTTAGATGGTAGATAA
- a CDS encoding glycosyltransferase yields the protein MTKQSPPTTHPLKPSKLRVAIVHDWLVGGGAELVVEQLHKLFPDAPIYASYATNDWRRRLDNKVTTGWLQPFGKIRKFLPILRIWYYSRLNFEGYDLVISSSGAEAKGIKTSPGTLHINYCHAPTHYYWSRYNEYMRRPGFGFFDPLARLGLWLFVKPLRHWDYRAAQRPDYMIANSSHIQREIKKYYGRDSTVIFPPVYFERFHLSHHGRTKRRGFIISGRQTPYKRFDLAVVACTKLGLPLTVIGTGPDNARLRRLAGKSVTFLGKVTDEVLEQEFANAGALIFPGLEDFGITPVEAMAAGMPVLAYKGGGALDFIKPGVTGTFFEAQTAKSLALALKQFDTGAYSSAAIRAYAQKFSKERFQNEVKKYLLKQLRDFKT from the coding sequence ATGACAAAACAATCGCCACCTACCACCCATCCCCTGAAACCTAGCAAGCTGCGAGTTGCCATTGTGCATGACTGGTTGGTTGGCGGGGGCGCAGAGCTAGTCGTCGAACAGCTGCACAAATTATTTCCGGACGCACCCATTTATGCATCGTACGCGACGAATGACTGGCGGAGGAGGCTAGATAACAAAGTTACAACTGGCTGGTTGCAGCCATTCGGTAAGATAAGGAAATTTCTGCCCATCTTACGGATTTGGTATTATTCTCGCCTGAATTTTGAGGGTTATGACTTAGTTATTAGCAGTTCGGGGGCAGAAGCCAAAGGCATAAAAACTTCTCCTGGCACGCTTCACATAAACTACTGCCACGCACCCACCCACTATTATTGGAGCCGCTACAACGAATATATGAGACGACCAGGCTTTGGCTTTTTCGATCCGCTTGCAAGGCTCGGCCTATGGCTTTTCGTCAAACCGCTACGGCACTGGGACTACAGGGCCGCCCAGCGACCCGACTACATGATTGCCAATTCTTCGCATATTCAACGTGAAATCAAAAAATATTACGGGCGAGACAGCACCGTCATATTTCCGCCAGTGTACTTTGAGCGTTTTCATTTGTCACACCATGGCCGAACGAAACGACGAGGTTTTATCATATCTGGACGCCAGACACCCTACAAGCGGTTTGACCTGGCGGTAGTAGCCTGCACGAAACTAGGGCTGCCCCTCACCGTTATTGGGACTGGGCCCGACAACGCCCGGTTGCGCCGTTTGGCCGGAAAAAGCGTCACATTTCTGGGCAAAGTTACGGACGAGGTACTGGAGCAAGAGTTTGCTAACGCCGGTGCCCTCATTTTCCCTGGCCTTGAGGATTTCGGAATTACACCCGTGGAGGCTATGGCGGCAGGAATGCCCGTGCTTGCTTATAAGGGTGGAGGCGCGCTTGATTTCATAAAACCAGGCGTTACCGGAACGTTTTTTGAAGCGCAGACGGCAAAATCATTGGCTCTCGCGCTGAAACAATTTGACACCGGAGCCTACAGCAGTGCCGCCATTCGAGCCTACGCACAGAAATTCTCAAAAGAACGCTTTCAAAACGAAGTTAAAAAATACCTCCTGAAACAGCTTCGCGACTTTAAAACCTAG
- the glmS gene encoding glutamine--fructose-6-phosphate transaminase (isomerizing), producing the protein MCGIVGYIGKENKGVSVVLAGLQALEYRGYDSAGVAFLKDASIQVSKQTGRVQSLVDSLGEPRPESDTAIGHTRWATHGTPTVANAHPHFNATRDIMVVHNGIIENYVELRDSLKKQGYEFATETDTEVIPHLIDYYARETTTFEEAFRRTLEQLRGAYGLVVITSREPDTLFAARLGSPLVLGITEDRSLIIASDPAALMTHTKEVVYVSDYEYVVAHRGGDYTIHDLKNDKTVERDTETLDYDADQASLGDYPHFMLKEIFEAPQTIRSATLGRIKPDSGIVKLGGLESVADQLKHVDRIVIVACGTASYAGLLGEYAIEELAGIPVEVHIGSEFKYRKEPFSRSTALIVVSQSGETADTIAALKKVENYGVLKLGVVNATGSTIARMTDAGVYCHAGPEQAVASTKAFLAQYTILLLIALYLSNGRSDQYKPLLDELNLLPQKAEKVLAQADRIKELARKYVDTKDMMFIGRGYNYPLALEGTLKLKECALIHSEGYAAGELKHGPLALIDENFPTFTIATDSELLEKTYSNIEEIRARKGPVIAVATEGNEHIQSLVYDVIYIPPSLEQTTPLLSAIVVQLFAYYVAVEKGLNVDKPRNLAKSVTVE; encoded by the coding sequence ATGTGCGGAATTGTTGGCTATATTGGAAAAGAAAATAAAGGTGTTTCTGTCGTACTGGCTGGATTGCAGGCGTTAGAATACCGTGGGTACGATTCGGCGGGCGTCGCGTTTCTGAAGGATGCGTCGATACAGGTCTCTAAGCAGACCGGGCGCGTTCAAAGTCTAGTGGATTCACTAGGCGAACCACGGCCGGAAAGTGACACTGCCATCGGCCACACCCGCTGGGCAACTCACGGGACACCAACGGTGGCAAATGCACACCCACACTTCAACGCCACGCGCGATATTATGGTTGTGCATAATGGCATCATTGAAAACTATGTTGAGCTACGGGACAGCCTGAAGAAACAAGGTTACGAGTTTGCGACTGAAACCGATACTGAAGTTATCCCTCATTTGATCGATTACTATGCACGCGAGACAACAACTTTTGAGGAAGCTTTTCGTCGAACGCTCGAGCAACTGCGCGGTGCATACGGTCTGGTGGTCATAACATCACGCGAGCCAGACACGTTGTTTGCGGCACGGCTCGGCAGCCCGCTCGTGCTTGGGATTACCGAAGATCGATCGCTCATTATTGCATCTGACCCAGCAGCACTTATGACGCACACCAAGGAAGTTGTGTACGTAAGCGACTACGAATACGTGGTCGCGCACCGAGGCGGTGACTATACTATTCATGATTTAAAAAATGATAAAACTGTCGAACGCGACACAGAAACACTGGACTACGATGCCGACCAAGCCAGCTTGGGTGACTACCCGCACTTTATGTTGAAGGAGATCTTTGAGGCACCACAAACTATCCGTTCTGCCACGCTTGGACGCATAAAGCCAGATAGCGGCATTGTCAAGCTAGGTGGGCTCGAAAGCGTGGCCGACCAGCTCAAGCACGTTGACCGAATTGTCATTGTTGCCTGCGGCACGGCCAGCTACGCTGGGCTACTTGGGGAATACGCCATCGAAGAACTTGCTGGTATACCTGTTGAGGTACACATTGGCTCGGAGTTCAAGTACCGCAAGGAGCCTTTTTCGCGTAGTACGGCACTTATCGTGGTGTCACAATCCGGCGAAACAGCCGACACGATTGCCGCGCTCAAGAAAGTGGAGAACTACGGCGTCTTGAAGCTAGGTGTCGTAAACGCAACCGGCAGTACCATTGCCCGCATGACTGACGCTGGCGTCTACTGTCACGCTGGCCCCGAGCAAGCCGTAGCCAGCACAAAGGCATTCTTAGCTCAGTACACTATACTGCTCCTAATTGCCTTATACCTCAGTAATGGACGCAGCGATCAGTACAAGCCCCTGCTTGATGAGCTGAACCTACTGCCGCAAAAAGCCGAAAAAGTACTGGCGCAAGCCGACCGTATCAAGGAGCTTGCCCGCAAGTACGTCGACACAAAAGACATGATGTTTATCGGGCGCGGCTACAACTATCCGCTGGCTCTCGAAGGTACGTTGAAACTGAAGGAGTGTGCCCTGATACATTCAGAAGGCTACGCAGCTGGCGAGCTAAAACACGGCCCGCTGGCGCTTATAGATGAGAACTTCCCTACGTTTACGATTGCCACCGACTCGGAGCTGCTCGAAAAAACCTATAGCAATATTGAAGAGATTCGGGCACGAAAAGGGCCAGTCATTGCTGTAGCAACGGAGGGAAATGAACACATTCAGTCGCTCGTGTATGATGTCATATACATACCACCATCTCTTGAACAGACCACGCCGCTACTTAGCGCCATTGTCGTCCAGCTATTTGCGTACTACGTTGCGGTTGAGAAAGGTTTGAATGTCGACAAACCTCGCAACCTCGCGAAGTCAGTCACGGTAGAGTAG